In a single window of the Hoyosella subflava DQS3-9A1 genome:
- a CDS encoding CoA transferase subunit A produces MADKRMTLEQVVGELEDGMTIGIGGWGSRRKPMALVRAILRSDLKDLTIVSYGGPDVGLLAAAGRIRTLVFGFVTLDSLPLDPYFCRARQDGQLTVAEYDEGMFAAGLSAAAKRLPFLPIRAGLGSSVVTTNPDLKTVRSPYTDEELIAMPALRLDVALVHMNRADMHGNAQYLGPDPYFDDDFALAADRCFVSAEKVIPTDELTRGKPVQTLLLNRSAVTGVVEAPNGAHFTSCYPDYGRHEKFQRLYAESAKTADGWRNFYDRFLAGDEASYQAEVVKLREEAA; encoded by the coding sequence ATGGCTGACAAGCGCATGACGCTCGAACAGGTCGTCGGCGAGCTTGAAGACGGAATGACGATCGGAATCGGGGGGTGGGGATCGCGCCGCAAGCCGATGGCGCTGGTGCGGGCAATCCTACGATCTGACCTGAAGGATCTCACCATTGTTTCCTACGGCGGACCTGATGTCGGTCTTCTTGCCGCCGCAGGACGAATACGAACGCTCGTGTTCGGGTTCGTCACTCTCGACTCGCTCCCGCTGGATCCGTACTTCTGCCGCGCTCGGCAGGACGGACAACTGACGGTTGCCGAGTACGACGAGGGAATGTTCGCTGCCGGACTGTCAGCGGCAGCAAAGCGACTGCCCTTCTTACCAATTCGTGCTGGTTTGGGCTCAAGCGTGGTCACAACAAATCCTGATCTCAAAACTGTTCGCTCGCCCTATACCGACGAGGAACTCATCGCGATGCCCGCGCTGCGACTCGATGTTGCGCTCGTACACATGAACCGCGCGGACATGCACGGCAACGCTCAATATCTTGGCCCAGACCCGTATTTCGACGATGACTTCGCGCTTGCCGCGGATCGATGCTTCGTGTCAGCCGAGAAGGTCATCCCGACAGACGAACTCACGCGGGGCAAACCAGTCCAGACACTGTTGCTGAACCGCAGCGCCGTGACCGGTGTCGTCGAAGCACCAAACGGCGCCCACTTCACCTCTTGCTACCCCGATTACGGTCGCCACGAAAAGTTCCAGCGCCTTTACGCCGAAAGCGCGAAGACGGCAGACGGGTGGCGCAACTTCTACGACCGCTTTCTCGCTGGTGACGAAGCCAGCTACCAGGCCGAGGTTGTGAAACTCAGAGAGGAAGCCG
- a CDS encoding enoyl-CoA hydratase family protein, producing MAAAVSSVHTGKHIRVITMNAPPVNALTVQGWFDVANAITAAGDDPDCHVVVLRADGRGFNAGVDIKEIERSEGYSALIGANQGCAAAFAAVYDCKVPVIAAVNGYCLGGGIGLVGNADIVIASDDATFGLPEVDRGALGAATHLARLVPQHLMRALYYTASTITAQQLLHHGSVYRVVPRDELDEAALEVARAIAAKDTRVIRKAKEAINGIDPQPVHRSYRYEQGFTFELNLAGVSDGARQEFLARSGGHSNGGSTHG from the coding sequence ATGGCAGCAGCCGTCAGTTCGGTCCACACCGGAAAACACATCCGGGTGATAACGATGAACGCCCCACCGGTCAACGCTTTGACGGTGCAGGGATGGTTCGACGTGGCGAACGCGATCACTGCCGCGGGAGACGACCCCGATTGCCATGTGGTTGTTTTGCGTGCAGACGGGCGTGGCTTCAACGCCGGGGTCGACATCAAAGAGATCGAGCGCAGCGAAGGGTACTCAGCACTCATCGGAGCAAACCAGGGTTGCGCCGCCGCGTTCGCCGCGGTCTATGACTGCAAAGTGCCTGTGATCGCGGCCGTGAACGGTTACTGCCTCGGTGGTGGTATCGGGCTTGTCGGCAACGCCGATATCGTCATCGCGTCTGACGACGCGACGTTCGGCCTGCCTGAGGTCGACCGCGGCGCCCTCGGGGCAGCCACCCACCTGGCCCGCTTAGTCCCGCAACATTTGATGCGCGCCCTGTACTACACCGCGAGCACCATTACCGCACAGCAACTTCTGCACCACGGATCCGTTTACCGCGTCGTCCCGCGCGACGAGCTCGACGAAGCGGCCCTCGAGGTTGCTCGTGCTATCGCGGCCAAAGACACCCGAGTGATCCGCAAAGCAAAGGAAGCCATCAACGGGATTGACCCGCAGCCCGTCCACCGCAGCTACCGATACGAACAGGGATTCACGTTCGAACTAAACCTCGCCGGCGTATCAGACGGTGCGCGACAAGAATTTCTCGCACGATCAGGTGGGCATTCCAACGGGGGCAGCACACATGGCTGA
- a CDS encoding SDR family oxidoreductase, protein MSAPSFGLDGAVVLVTGGVRGVGAGITRTFLRLGATVVCCARNEPGDPVHAAGRNAEFLPCDVRDDQSVADLVDSIIDRHGKIDVAVNNAGGAPYALAADASPRFHEKIVSLNLLAPLSVAQHANRYMQAQEQGGSIVNICSVSGTRPSPGTAAYGAAKAGLDNLTRSLAVEWAPKVRVNALRVGMVHTELSALHYGDDDGIAAVGATVPLGRLAAPEEIGMCAAFLASPLASYVTGAALEVHGGGERPAFLAAATAKNAHLGGDQ, encoded by the coding sequence ATGTCCGCACCGTCCTTCGGCCTCGATGGTGCCGTCGTACTCGTGACGGGAGGAGTTCGGGGAGTCGGGGCTGGAATCACCCGGACGTTTCTGCGGCTCGGTGCCACTGTCGTGTGCTGCGCGCGGAACGAACCCGGCGATCCGGTCCACGCGGCGGGGCGCAACGCAGAGTTCCTGCCATGTGACGTCCGCGATGACCAGTCTGTCGCCGACCTGGTCGACAGCATTATCGACCGGCACGGGAAAATCGATGTCGCCGTCAACAATGCCGGCGGTGCGCCATACGCCCTGGCGGCAGATGCTTCACCACGCTTCCACGAGAAAATAGTCAGTTTGAACTTGCTGGCACCCCTCTCCGTCGCACAGCACGCCAACAGGTACATGCAGGCGCAGGAGCAGGGCGGCTCCATCGTCAATATCTGCAGCGTCAGCGGCACTCGGCCCTCGCCGGGAACTGCCGCATATGGAGCGGCCAAGGCCGGGCTCGACAATCTCACGCGCAGCCTTGCCGTCGAATGGGCGCCGAAAGTACGGGTCAACGCGCTGCGTGTCGGCATGGTGCACACGGAACTCTCGGCACTGCATTACGGCGACGATGACGGGATCGCCGCGGTCGGAGCGACGGTGCCACTGGGGAGGCTCGCGGCTCCGGAAGAGATCGGTATGTGCGCTGCATTCCTCGCCTCGCCGCTCGCGTCTTACGTCACCGGCGCGGCACTCGAAGTTCACGGCGGAGGGGAACGCCCCGCGTTCCTCGCCGCAGCCACCGCAAAAAACGCACACCTCGGAGGAGATCAATGA
- a CDS encoding SDR family oxidoreductase, translated as MSGIADGRIVIVTGAGRGIGRAHALAFAAEGAKVIVNDIGVAADGSDPSSAPAQQVVDEIRASGGNAVANTDDIAEWEGARRLIQTAVDTFGGLDILVNNAGFLRDRMLVNLSEDEWDAVMRVHLKGHFAPMRHAAAYWRHESKAGRQRDARIINTSSGAGLLGSIGQGNYAAAKAGIAALTLVAAAEFARYGVRVNAIAPAARTRMTEEAFAGMMARPEDGFDAMAPENVSPLVVWLGSSESVEVNGRVFEVEGGKVSVAQGWRHGPARDKGERWEPSELGPVVKELLADAAEPEPVYGA; from the coding sequence ATGAGCGGTATCGCCGACGGGCGCATCGTCATCGTGACAGGCGCGGGACGGGGCATCGGGCGAGCCCACGCGCTCGCGTTCGCAGCGGAAGGCGCGAAGGTAATCGTCAACGACATCGGTGTTGCCGCGGACGGTTCGGACCCGTCGTCCGCACCGGCGCAACAGGTTGTTGACGAGATCAGGGCGAGCGGTGGTAACGCTGTGGCCAACACAGATGACATCGCGGAATGGGAAGGCGCACGGCGACTTATCCAGACAGCTGTGGACACATTCGGAGGACTCGATATCCTCGTGAACAATGCGGGATTCCTCCGCGACCGAATGCTCGTCAACCTCAGTGAAGACGAATGGGACGCCGTGATGCGCGTCCATCTGAAAGGTCATTTCGCGCCGATGCGGCACGCTGCTGCGTACTGGCGGCACGAATCAAAAGCGGGACGCCAGCGCGACGCACGAATCATCAACACAAGCTCCGGCGCGGGTTTGCTTGGCAGCATCGGGCAAGGCAACTACGCCGCCGCGAAGGCGGGCATCGCGGCGTTGACGCTCGTCGCCGCAGCTGAGTTCGCCCGCTATGGTGTGCGCGTCAATGCGATCGCGCCTGCAGCGCGGACCCGCATGACAGAGGAGGCGTTCGCCGGCATGATGGCACGACCCGAGGACGGTTTCGACGCGATGGCACCCGAAAACGTGTCACCCCTGGTGGTTTGGCTCGGCAGTAGCGAATCCGTCGAAGTCAATGGCCGAGTGTTCGAGGTCGAGGGCGGGAAAGTGTCGGTTGCGCAAGGCTGGCGTCACGGACCTGCACGGGACAAAGGGGAGCGGTGGGAACCTTCGGAACTAGGTCCTGTCGTGAAAGAGTTGCTCGCTGATGCGGCCGAACCCGAACCCGTTTACGGCGCGTGA